In Papilio machaon chromosome W, ilPapMach1.1, whole genome shotgun sequence, a single genomic region encodes these proteins:
- the LOC123723343 gene encoding uncharacterized protein LOC123723343, which produces MPKNITSEVREIILKVKEFMDEEKRMQAPIIPLSKVYVRVSAATGVSERTVLNIVKEARLVEQGLLDPETLRKTPKKRVRTKGKIEVDEYDLQVIRRKIHEFYAFKKEVPTINKLLQILKEEINFKGSRETLRKILRKNGFQFRKSKHVKDKEPAMASTSAVPPYIHTMFSHKP; this is translated from the exons ATGCcgaaaaatattactagtGAGGTTCGTGAAATAATCCTTAAGGTTAAAGAGTTCATGGACGAAGAGAAACGAATGCAAGCTCCAATAATTCCACTTAGTAAAGTGTACGTCAGAGTTTCGGCTGCCACAG gtgtTTCTGAGCGTACAGTACTAAACATTGTAAAAGAAGCTAGATTAGTGGAACAGGGTCTTCTTGATCCAGAAACTTTGAGGAAAACACCTAAGAAAAGAGTGCGGACTAAAGGAAAAATTGAAGTGGATGAATATGATTTGCAGGTGATTAGGAGAAAAATTCATGAGTTTTATGCATTCAAGAAAGAAGTaccaacaattaataaattgttacaaatactAAAAGAAGAAATCAATTTCAAGGGTTCTAGAGAAACACTTCGCAAAATTTTACGCAAAAATGGATTTCAGTTTAGGAAATCAAAACATGTCAAAGATAAGGAACCTGCAATGGCATCAACATCGGCAGTTCCTCCATACATTCATACAATGTTTAGTCATAAGCCTTAA
- the LOC106716985 gene encoding potassium/sodium hyperpolarization-activated cyclic nucleotide-gated channel 2, which yields MYKKIVNSYGESYYDHACSIDYDKDVLDVDIQENNFYWWTRLRRWWSDLFLLSYSDERSRSYYRSSHSMRMERMKQFRYHGASIHPFSKFRNFWECLLLSSDLLSKAIFHHSTSILYGELTWEIYFIGVICEAIILMDLFVNMLTGYIVKEDRSINLDVKKSTLNYCSTKLFLHFVSSLPLQSIMFLKYGKNISCALCKCNTFVYTLRLIGIVRLYRLYDAANYWNRERSSFRAMYFFKFLRIAVLGLSTMLLVVKLVDTISLLAVMHNGKIDPSSYFLSVVKFRYDERYPLPNVLFYTLELARVLKSFLLFSFGLKPQIYYWDKMASLISFILANVFYMWNLIECHGCLSRIKYPQEQVIMNKYRIVNLLRWRQLSDDFSQKVLKYHNFNMTKLTITEKQNGCFHAIPASLKKEIIISSYGKYISRIPYFSEFPQNLIEEIVLLLIEEVYLENDVVVETSLSSDGLIIVDVGVLAVCSSVDDDIQYLIDGDYFGEISLVTDGTYASPSVVAMISCKLLFLDKNAFRNTMRRYPKLFFTMKEQIICAKCPAIAG from the exons ATGTACAAGAAAATCGTAAATTCGTATGGAGAATCCTATTACGACCACGCTTGTTCAATAGATTATGATAAAGATGTTTTGGATGTGGACAttcaagaaaataatttttattggtgGACACGCCTGAGACGTTGGTGGAGTGATTTGTTTCTACTTTCCTACAGTGATGAAAGATCTAGAAGTTATTATCGAAGTTCTCATTCTATGCGAATGGAAAGGATGAAACAATTTCGCTATCATGGGGCAAGCATTCATCCATTTAGTAAATTCAG GAATTTTTGGGAATGCCTTCTATTAAGTTCTGATCTATTAAGCAAAGCAATATTTCATCATAGTACTTCAATCTTATATGGAGAACTGACAtgggaaatttattttattggagTGATCTGTGAAGCAATTATCCTTATGGATTTATTTGTGAACATGTTGACTGGGTACATTGTTAAAGAAGATAGAAGCATTAACTTAGACGTTAAGAAGTCAACATTGAATTATTGCTCAACAAAGTTATTCCTCCATTTTGTTTCGTCACTACCACTCCAGTCTATAATGTTTCTTAAATACGGCAAAAACATTAGTTGTGCACTTTGTAAATGTAACACGTTCGTATATACTTTGAGGCTTATAGGTATAGTACGTCTTTATCGATTATATGATGCAGCTAATTATTGGAATAGAGAACGAAGTTCTTTTCGTGCCATGTATTTCTTCAAATTTCTCCGCATCGCTGTTTTAGGTCTTAGTACCATGCTCCTAGTTGTAAAATTGGTTGATACGATTTCTCTTCTAGCCGTAATGCATAACGGAAAAATAGATCCTTCTTCCTATTTTCTTTCCGTTgttaaattcagatatgatgaAAGATATCCCCTACCTAATGTTCTTTTCTACACCCTGGAGCTAGCTCGTGTATTAAAATCATTCTTATTGTTTAGTTTTGGGCTGAAACCACAGATCTATTATTGGGATAAAATGGCTTCACTCATTTCCTTTATATTAGCCAATGTTTTTTACATGTGGAACCTAATAGAGTGTCATGGTTGTCTCAGTCGTATCAAATATCCCCAAGAGCAagtaataatgaataaatacagAATCGTTAACTTACTGCGTTGGCGTCAGTTATCTGACGATTTCAGTCAAAAAGTTCTTAAATATCATAATTTCAACATGACTAAACTGACCATAACTGAGAAACAAAATGGTTGCTTTCATGCGATTCCTgcatctttaaaaaaagaaatcatcATAAGTTCTTACGGAAAGTACATTTCTAGGATACCCTATTTTTCTGAATTCCCGCAAAACTTGATTGAAGAAAtagtgttattattaattgaagaGGTGTATTTAGAAAATGACGTTGTGGTCGAG acaTCTCTATCAAGCGACGGCCTTATTATTGTCGACGTTGGAGTATTGGCAGTTTGTTCCTCGGTGGACGATGACATTCAGTATCTCATTGATGGGGATTATTTCGGCGAAATATCTTTAGTAACGGATGGGACTTATGCGTCGCCGTCCGTTGTTGCAATGATTTCCTGCAAG CTTCTTTTCTTAGATAAGAACGCATTTAGAAATACAATGCGAAGGTAtcctaaattgttttttacaatGAAAGAACAGATT ATATGTGCGAAATGTCCTGCCATAGCTGGTTAA